A genomic region of Enterococcus sp. 12C11_DIV0727 contains the following coding sequences:
- a CDS encoding tyrosine-type recombinase/integrase, with translation MGYFLPPSIKPSTIIRKDLIILAKGENIYKRKDGRWEGRYPKARKADGTIHYGYIYARSYRSVKEQLIERKAQTALFYLKSAKEFQGTFGEWANIWLNDIMAVKLKESTYASYSNNLQIHIFPLLGQRALKKITTSDMDQLVKGLSKSLSASSIQIVFRIVKSCFEAARERGYIYLNPCEQTMLPKINKQKIQALTRNQQKAVEIESQKTAKGLPVLLALETGMRIGEICALKWTDIDFEESVLRVHRTKQRIAMPKSSSQRTKIVETAPKTANANRLIPLSLKLKTALLNCKAQSNSEFVVTSGSRSVEPRTVSYRFEQIKKRLGLLNVPFHALRHTFATRCVELGVNIAAISSLLGHSSIKLTLDTYTNSFFEEQRAAIDKLACL, from the coding sequence ATGGGGTATTTTTTACCGCCGTCAATTAAGCCGTCAACTATTATAAGAAAGGATTTGATTATTTTGGCTAAAGGCGAAAATATTTATAAAAGAAAAGATGGACGTTGGGAAGGGCGTTATCCTAAAGCTCGTAAAGCAGATGGGACGATCCATTATGGTTATATCTACGCCCGTTCTTATCGTTCTGTAAAGGAGCAGTTGATTGAACGAAAAGCTCAAACCGCACTATTCTATTTAAAATCAGCAAAGGAATTTCAGGGAACTTTTGGAGAGTGGGCAAATATTTGGCTGAATGACATCATGGCTGTAAAACTAAAAGAGAGCACATATGCTAGTTATAGCAATAACCTTCAGATACATATTTTTCCACTATTAGGACAGCGGGCACTCAAAAAGATTACTACTTCTGATATGGATCAATTAGTAAAAGGACTTTCTAAATCATTGTCAGCCAGCTCTATTCAGATTGTATTCCGAATCGTCAAGAGTTGCTTTGAAGCAGCTAGAGAACGTGGTTATATTTATCTGAATCCTTGTGAACAGACGATGTTACCTAAAATTAATAAACAAAAAATCCAAGCACTGACGCGTAATCAACAAAAAGCAGTAGAAATAGAAAGTCAAAAAACAGCCAAAGGATTGCCTGTTTTATTAGCATTGGAGACAGGTATGCGAATCGGTGAAATTTGTGCGTTGAAATGGACAGATATTGATTTTGAGGAGTCTGTTTTACGTGTTCATAGAACAAAACAGCGGATCGCAATGCCAAAATCCTCAAGTCAGCGCACTAAAATCGTTGAAACAGCACCAAAAACAGCTAATGCCAATCGATTGATTCCACTTTCTTTAAAATTGAAAACAGCGTTATTGAACTGCAAAGCACAATCGAATTCGGAGTTTGTTGTGACTAGCGGGTCTCGTTCTGTTGAACCAAGAACGGTCAGCTATCGATTTGAGCAAATCAAAAAACGCTTAGGTTTATTAAATGTACCCTTCCATGCTTTGCGACATACGTTTGCAACTCGTTGTGTAGAATTAGGTGTAAATATTGCCGCTATCAGTTCGTTGTTAGGTCATTCCTCCATAAAATTGACTTTGGATACATATACAAATTCTTTTTTTGAAGAGCAAAGAGCGGCTATCGATAAATTAGCATGTTTATAA
- a CDS encoding LPXTG cell wall anchor domain-containing protein yields MKKHRIIRYILIPLIFLAVSFGTINKGWAAEEGGQVQTKAGIVLKKSTPTTEQTSDATHNGLSPQEKKPAGRLPNTGDLIKVSLLFTGVILSLLALILFFWKKRRPVKGERD; encoded by the coding sequence ATGAAAAAGCATCGAATTATTCGTTATATTCTAATTCCTTTGATTTTTCTTGCCGTGTCTTTCGGTACGATTAATAAGGGCTGGGCAGCTGAGGAAGGCGGGCAGGTACAGACAAAAGCTGGAATCGTTTTAAAAAAATCGACTCCTACGACTGAGCAAACAAGTGACGCAACACATAATGGTTTATCACCTCAAGAGAAAAAGCCGGCTGGGCGACTGCCAAACACTGGTGATTTAATAAAAGTCAGTTTGCTGTTCACAGGTGTTATTTTAAGCTTACTTGCATTGATTCTTTTCTTTTGGAAGAAGAGACGTCCTGTGAAAGGAGAGCGTGATTGA
- a CDS encoding lectin-like domain-containing protein, with protein sequence MLGKVKRVIFSALTFFVVGVPLQAEALGYIDAPQSVPLDQIFVTPKGANSYVEGNNVIITDKKISQIGSIFSTEQNKMDLTKDFYSEMYIYIDGDADGIAYVMHNDPDKIVNFSGLVGAGLSIYGDKVVYGSPSQIGGKQLKKSFAIEFDTYYNGDSYDSGLNRNTDKGHIAYSFPDKLSSYKYTSPSTTITGINHSGLQYPTFKLGDGQWRLLKIQWTAWNASNVGNLTYTFGDLAPISVPISRDTFGTDSVYWGFTGSTGAFSEKAVVAFKSVPGLVNYTENVEFMNGKGQKIQSITQDSEVTVHYSGQYTGGKQSMIQPTFKFTLSPNQVYQPGTFLLNGAPVTPTYINNELVVPLSKDLSATTPLVDIQFKVKDTKVTDDAKLTLTAQAVAKNFISGKDASYDITYDREAPLGIGKLTFIDAGDEQAITGAPDYSAFLLHYEDDFSPKDKIKINLKAGQDIASIVKTIGPSSFQVTLTDEKGNARDVTIPIFIQNQEVVKSSQYIICGTDFSVAAKDYPKTEAALLTLIKEKADLKLWQYNELSANPIDKNKLNLTIGTLPKPPELAGAGVYEVTASYGLDSTKVDKTIKVTVTQSFATVKISFVDEKDQPIIEDLSFEATIADRIDLSQNTQVIEKLKVVKGLNYVLNTPPPDEKNLLIVPEGVTRKYTFKGTLFIESAPNTIDFGDQKVSGSNKKFDDPSYDQHLIIWDNRSTLGTWKITLKQSQDFSIPGDPTHHLPNALSYQTTTEEKVISTDSQEVFRSKHQAAGKYDISEETWGPKKQGLRLNVPVASVKQVGKYETTLTWQIEEAY encoded by the coding sequence ATGTTAGGTAAAGTAAAAAGAGTTATTTTTTCTGCACTGACTTTTTTTGTAGTAGGTGTGCCGTTGCAGGCAGAAGCGTTAGGGTATATTGATGCGCCGCAAAGTGTTCCTTTAGATCAGATCTTTGTAACGCCTAAAGGAGCAAATAGTTATGTAGAAGGAAATAATGTTATCATCACGGATAAAAAAATAAGCCAAATCGGGAGTATTTTTTCCACAGAGCAAAATAAAATGGATTTAACCAAAGATTTTTACTCTGAAATGTACATTTACATTGATGGTGATGCAGACGGGATTGCATATGTGATGCATAATGATCCAGATAAAATTGTCAATTTTTCTGGATTAGTCGGTGCTGGTTTGTCCATTTATGGTGATAAGGTTGTTTATGGATCGCCTAGTCAAATTGGCGGAAAACAATTGAAAAAAAGTTTTGCCATTGAATTTGATACTTACTACAACGGTGATAGTTATGATTCTGGTCTAAATAGAAATACAGATAAAGGACATATTGCTTATTCTTTTCCAGATAAACTTTCTTCTTACAAGTACACAAGTCCATCTACTACGATAACTGGAATCAACCATTCAGGATTACAGTACCCAACGTTTAAGCTTGGGGATGGACAGTGGCGTTTATTAAAGATTCAATGGACTGCTTGGAATGCTAGTAATGTTGGTAATTTGACCTATACCTTTGGTGATTTAGCTCCTATTTCAGTTCCAATTTCTAGAGATACTTTTGGGACAGATAGTGTTTATTGGGGATTTACTGGTTCAACGGGTGCTTTTTCTGAAAAAGCAGTAGTTGCATTCAAATCAGTACCCGGATTAGTAAATTATACTGAAAATGTTGAGTTTATGAATGGTAAAGGACAAAAAATTCAAAGTATTACGCAAGATTCAGAAGTAACGGTGCATTATTCGGGACAATATACGGGTGGTAAGCAGAGTATGATTCAACCCACTTTCAAGTTTACGTTATCACCCAATCAAGTATATCAGCCAGGGACGTTTCTTTTAAACGGTGCTCCTGTAACACCTACGTATATCAATAATGAACTAGTGGTTCCTCTTTCCAAAGACTTATCGGCAACGACTCCGTTGGTTGATATTCAATTTAAAGTGAAGGATACCAAGGTGACAGATGATGCAAAATTGACACTAACCGCACAAGCAGTAGCTAAAAACTTTATTTCTGGCAAAGATGCTTCATATGACATCACATACGATCGAGAAGCCCCTCTTGGTATTGGAAAATTAACCTTTATTGATGCTGGTGACGAACAAGCAATTACTGGAGCTCCTGATTATAGTGCCTTTTTATTACACTATGAAGATGACTTTTCGCCAAAAGATAAAATCAAGATCAACTTAAAGGCGGGACAAGATATCGCAAGTATCGTAAAAACAATTGGTCCTAGTAGCTTCCAAGTTACTCTTACAGATGAAAAGGGCAACGCGCGTGATGTGACGATTCCAATTTTTATTCAAAATCAAGAGGTAGTCAAAAGTAGTCAATACATTATCTGTGGGACAGACTTTAGTGTTGCGGCAAAAGATTACCCTAAAACAGAAGCTGCATTACTGACCTTGATCAAGGAAAAAGCTGATTTAAAATTGTGGCAGTATAATGAGCTGTCTGCAAATCCAATAGATAAAAATAAGTTGAATTTGACGATTGGAACCTTACCTAAGCCACCTGAACTTGCGGGTGCTGGTGTTTATGAAGTAACCGCTTCTTATGGTTTGGATAGTACGAAAGTCGATAAAACAATCAAGGTTACCGTCACCCAAAGTTTTGCCACTGTAAAAATTTCTTTTGTTGACGAAAAAGACCAACCAATCATCGAAGATTTATCATTTGAAGCAACGATAGCTGATCGTATCGACTTAAGTCAAAATACTCAAGTCATTGAAAAACTTAAAGTGGTCAAAGGCCTGAATTATGTCTTAAACACACCGCCGCCAGATGAAAAAAATCTTTTGATCGTTCCAGAAGGTGTAACGCGAAAATATACGTTTAAAGGAACGTTGTTTATTGAATCTGCACCTAATACGATTGATTTCGGTGATCAAAAAGTGAGTGGTAGCAATAAAAAATTCGATGATCCAAGCTATGATCAACATTTGATTATTTGGGATAATCGTTCAACCTTGGGTACTTGGAAAATTACGTTAAAACAATCACAGGATTTTAGTATTCCAGGAGATCCTACGCATCATTTACCCAATGCCTTAAGCTATCAGACGACTACTGAAGAAAAAGTGATATCTACGGATTCTCAGGAAGTCTTTCGCTCAAAACACCAGGCTGCTGGAAAATATGACATCAGCGAAGAAACGTGGGGACCTAAAAAACAAGGGTTACGTTTGAATGTGCCGGTCGCATCTGTTAAGCAAGTAGGAAAATATGAAACAACACTGACTTGGCAAATAGAAGAAGCCTATTAA
- a CDS encoding WxL domain-containing protein: MKLTHKLCAAALLAVLGAAVSLPTAVQAADDPLNWSGKGTINFSEDDGEDKPVDPTDPTKPIDPENPITEPPVNPAKGPLKVIAVTDLNFGDNKVTPASGNGWEYTAKAAEVVYKDGTKVVSPNFVQFKDTRADNQPNKHTLTAKATKFTNTEKQELKSAQLKFGNVKLINAADQNQVNTAGVPATQIVETDGTTPTTFVTQDVADKGFGQFILQFGDKADSTEADSVKLWVPSAGNKLSTSSGYSSTITWTIADAR; encoded by the coding sequence ATGAAATTAACACACAAATTATGCGCAGCTGCGCTATTAGCAGTCCTTGGAGCAGCAGTATCCTTGCCAACAGCTGTACAAGCGGCAGATGATCCATTGAACTGGAGCGGAAAAGGTACGATCAATTTTAGTGAGGATGATGGTGAAGACAAACCAGTTGATCCAACTGACCCAACGAAACCGATCGATCCTGAAAATCCAATTACAGAACCACCAGTTAACCCAGCTAAAGGACCTTTAAAAGTTATTGCGGTGACTGATTTAAATTTCGGCGACAATAAAGTAACGCCGGCTTCAGGTAATGGCTGGGAGTATACAGCAAAAGCCGCTGAAGTTGTCTATAAAGATGGTACAAAAGTGGTTAGTCCAAACTTCGTACAATTTAAAGATACTCGTGCTGATAACCAACCTAACAAACACACCTTGACAGCAAAAGCAACAAAATTTACGAATACAGAAAAACAAGAGTTGAAATCAGCTCAATTGAAATTTGGTAACGTGAAACTAATCAATGCAGCAGATCAAAACCAAGTCAATACAGCTGGCGTTCCAGCAACACAAATTGTTGAAACTGATGGAACAACACCAACAACTTTTGTGACGCAAGATGTTGCAGATAAAGGCTTCGGTCAATTTATCCTACAATTTGGAGATAAGGCTGATAGCACTGAAGCAGATTCTGTTAAATTGTGGGTCCCTTCAGCAGGCAATAAATTATCAACAAGTAGCGGCTATTCTTCAACAATTACTTGGACGATTGCTGACGCAAGATAA
- a CDS encoding WxL domain-containing protein encodes MKKERLVSSLLLFALFASPSIAKADATNFSGDGTIEFNGKHPLQVMDPEHPEKPVDAGVSPNTDRLLRVDFVPQINFWEAEISDTDQTYYGNAQLFKDDTGARGNFIQVSDFRNDSPGWTLQLKQETQFQNSANGQRLNGAVLSFDQSWANSINDPETAPKVSKEVIRLLNIGESYNLAEAKPNMGEGTWAIIFGASVTNDKKRADTLKPKLDEQNNPVVDPAFNNQPIYENQAISLFVPGKATKEPGNYQTVLTWIISELP; translated from the coding sequence ATGAAAAAAGAACGACTCGTCAGTTCCCTACTATTATTTGCACTATTCGCAAGCCCGTCAATCGCTAAAGCGGATGCTACTAACTTCTCTGGTGATGGAACGATTGAATTTAACGGGAAACATCCTTTGCAAGTGATGGATCCAGAACATCCAGAAAAACCTGTTGATGCAGGAGTAAGTCCGAATACGGATCGCTTATTACGTGTTGATTTTGTTCCTCAAATCAATTTTTGGGAAGCAGAAATTTCTGATACAGATCAAACATATTATGGAAATGCTCAATTGTTCAAAGATGATACTGGAGCAAGAGGTAATTTTATACAAGTATCTGATTTTAGAAATGATAGCCCAGGTTGGACGTTGCAACTAAAGCAAGAAACACAGTTTCAAAATAGTGCCAACGGTCAAAGATTAAACGGTGCAGTGCTTTCGTTCGATCAGTCTTGGGCCAACTCAATAAATGATCCTGAGACAGCACCTAAAGTGTCTAAAGAAGTGATTCGGCTTTTAAATATTGGCGAAAGCTATAATTTAGCTGAGGCCAAGCCGAATATGGGGGAGGGAACCTGGGCGATTATTTTCGGAGCCTCTGTAACGAATGATAAAAAAAGAGCAGACACGCTAAAACCGAAATTGGATGAACAGAATAATCCAGTCGTTGATCCTGCGTTCAACAATCAACCAATTTATGAAAATCAAGCGATTTCTTTATTTGTACCTGGTAAAGCAACAAAAGAGCCAGGAAACTATCAAACGGTGTTAACTTGGATAATATCTGAGCTACCATAA